TTTCATTTCCTAAATCTATCATATTTAAGGCTCTATGTAACAGTTCTGCTATTTCTGCATTTTCCCATAATCCTTTTTTAGGAAAGTACTGAATACAAAAATTATAAGTTCTTAAATATCTATCTCCTAATAATTGTTTTTCATCAGGATTTAATACTTGTACACAAAAACATGGCTTTTTAAAACCTTGTGGAATTTCCTCTATATAAATTTCAGCCTCAGAATTTATTTTTTCTAAGACTGTATTTATAGCTATTATTAATTTTTTAAGCATTTTTCATCTTCTCCAAAATTACTTTTAATCTTTTCTGGATAATACTTTCTAAATTATCTCTTATTTCATTCTCTGATATAGTTAACATAAATCTACCTGGAACCCACCCTTTATGATTTCTAGTTCTGTGCCCATACTCAACATAAGATGCATATTCTACAGAGTTAATCACTTCTACTTTATACCCATTATTAGTTTTAACAACTTCTCCAACAGTCCAACCTCTTCTCAAATTTCCACCTGTTTTATGAGGATAAAC
This is a stretch of genomic DNA from Candidatus Fusobacterium pullicola. It encodes these proteins:
- a CDS encoding HK97 gp10 family phage protein, with amino-acid sequence MGRAVRVNIKGLTELKQNLVEQQKQIDDYIRLLASDIAALLLRKVIKRTPVGVYPHKTGGNLRRGWTVGEVVKTNNGYKVEVINSVEYASYVEYGHRTRNHKGWVPGRFMLTISENEIRDNLESIIQKRLKVILEKMKNA